The following are encoded together in the Argopecten irradians isolate NY chromosome 5, Ai_NY, whole genome shotgun sequence genome:
- the LOC138323891 gene encoding chondroitin sulfate N-acetylgalactosaminyltransferase 1-like → MKMMPRVLILLFTLSAMTMLFIAKCGLYIDSQVDSRDRSQQQTIKTRELFSAVIEENEKRHQAKVEELEARIQSLKASLVEERWQNQNLTKRVHILEGENETVRNISFATANGTDFANFMKQNLQAAEILHGVELKSEYEVYSFNRFTINRIFMVDPGLGKRVVEKPIGFKKKDLLEVISFGVSALNKQKSLTALRKYTASDFIEGVFRTEPTTGTHYELFFRNIDTSGSGQYSKVIVMRPFGPLIPVKSDSISTRKSWINMILPLKGRIDSFELFMRHFTETCIMKDEKVFLTIVYFGQDGLEQVQNIVASTKSQFDFKNIKVVNLDEKFSRGRGLQIGALDWKGGDVVLFMCDVDIVFTVDFLERCRLNTERRKRVYYPIVFSLYNPHVVYSLHDQIIPPEKDQLMISKQTGFWRDFGYGMTCQFRSDFMKIKGFDEHITGWGGEDVALYKKYVRSEYIVVRATDPGIFHLWHEKVCDPNLSSDQYQGCIRSKALNEASHAQLGLLAFKDEVDIHRGYKRRMGERVSSYLSKQK, encoded by the coding sequence ATGAAGATGATGCCACGTGTTCTCATTTTACTATTTACGTTGTCGGCCATGACGATGTTATTCATCGCCAAATGTGGCCTCTACATAGACTCTCAAGTAGACTCGAGAGACCGGTCTCAGCAACAGACCATCAAGACACGCGAACTCTTCAGTGCCGTCATTGAAGAAAACGAGAAACGCCACCAGGCCAAAGTTGAAGAACTTGAAGCTCGAATACAATCCTTAAAAGCCTCCCTGGTGGAGGAACGATggcaaaatcaaaatttaacgAAACGGGTGCATATTCTTGAAGGAGAAAATGAAACAGTTCGAAATATATCATTTGCAACTGCCAACGGCACAGATTTTGCAAATTTTATGAAGCAAAATCTACAAGCTGCCGAAATACTACACGGTGTGGAATTGAAATCCGAGTATGAAGTGTACTCCTTCAATAGATTTACTATCAATCGGATATTTATGGTCGATCCAGGGCTAGGAAAACGAGTCGTGGAGAAACCTATAGGTTTTAAGAAAAAAGATCTCTTAGAAGTCATATCATTTGGTGTGTCAGCGTTAAACAAGCAAAAGAGTCTGACTGCTCTTAGGAAATACACTGCTAGTGATTTTATTGAGGGGGTGTTCCGAACAGAACCAACCACAGGTACACATTACGAgctatttttcagaaacatAGACACCTCAGGAAGTGGTCAATATTCCAAGGTCATAGTGATGCGACCTTTCGGACCTTTGATTCCGGTAAAATCGGATTCCATCAGCACAAGAAAAAGCTGGATCAATATGATTTTACCCCTGAAAGGTCGGATAGACTCATTCGAACTCTTCATGCGTCATTTTACAGAGACATGTATCATGAAGGACGAGAAAGTCTTTTtaactattgtttattttggtcaGGATGGTCTTGAGCAAGTCCAGAATATTGTCGCCTCTACCAAGTCCCAATTTGActttaaaaacataaaagttGTGAATTTGGATGAAAAGTTTTCTCGAGGTCGAGGTCTACAGATTGGTGCTTTAGATTGGAAAGGTGGAGATGTGGTTTTGTTTATGTGTGACGTTGACATTGTGTTCACTGTCGACTTTCTAGAACGATGTCGTCTGAACACGGAGCGGAGAAAACGAGTGTATTACCCTATTGTGTTCAGTTTGTATAACCCACACGTTGTGTACTCACTTCATGATCAAATTATCCCCCCTGAAAAGGACCAACTCATGATATCGAAACAGACCGGATTCTGGCGAGACTTTGGTTACGGAATGACTTGTCAGTTCCGATCAGACTTCATGAAGATCAAAGGTTTTGATGAGCATATAACTGGCTGGGGAGGCGAAGATGTCGCCTTATATAAGAAATATGTACGAAGTGAATACATTGTGGTTCGCGCAACTGATCCAGGCATATTTCATCTGTGGCATGAGAAAGTGTGTGACCCCAATCTTAGTTCAGATCAGTATCAGGGCTGTATCCGGTCCAAGGCCTTAAACGAAGCGTCTCATGCACAACTCGGCCTGTTGGCCTTTAAAGACGAGGTGGATATTCACCGAGGCTACAAACGAAGAATGGGAGAACGAGTCTCCTCATATCTCTCAAAGCAAAAGTGA